The DNA region GCTTGGCCTCTTCGGGCTGCGCCAAGTCAACCTTCTGCGCCTCCGGCCAGGCCAGCATCACCACCACACCCAGCAGCCCAATGTAAGCCGCAAGCAACAAGAACGCCCGCGGCATGCGGAGGTTCGCAAGCAGCTCGTGCTGAAGGACTGGGTTGTTGCTTAGGTACATGAAGGAGGGGCGAGGGGCGAGGGGCGAGTACGGCTTGCGGCCTTACTTTTGAGGCAGACGTTTTTGAAGTGATGTCCTTAGGCCACTGAGCATCCGACTCAGCTCGTCTGCTTTATGAAGGATCTCGTTGGAGCTGTCTTGTCGCAAGAGCTCCAGCCGAGTCGCAATGATGAGCTGCGTCTCCAGCTCTGCCAGAGAACCACGAGCGATCGCTAAGAATCGCAGGAATTCCGGTGTCGAGCCGCGTGCATGTCCTTCGGCGACATTGGAGGGTATCGAAACTGCGGCGCGCCTCATCTGACTTACTAGGCCGTAAAGCTCTTCTTTCGGAAGCTGCTTGGTCGCGCGGTAGATATCCAGGCTAAGGGCAATGCCAGCCTGCCAGACTTTTAGATCACGGTAGCTATCCAAGACAGCCTCTCCATCGCTTGCGCGTACTCGCCCCTCGCCCCTAACCGCTCGCCCCTAGCGGGCAGCAGTATATTGACCTGCCAGGCGGACCTACGCAACGCGCAGCGCCGGCGCCGAGAGGCTCCGTTCGATCTGGCGCCAGACGGCGTCCACGGGGATCGACTCGAACGGTTCGGGGGTGAAGAGGCCGCACGCTTCGTGCGGCGAGGCGACGTCGGTCGAGGCGACGAAGCGCTGGTGGGGCCGCGCAGGGGGGGACCACCGCACCGGGTTGATGCGGAACAGGGTGACGCTCGGCACGCCCGCCGCCGTGGCGACGTGGTGCGGGCCGCCGTCGTTGCCGATGAACAGGTCGCAGCGTGCGAGCACGCCGCGCAGCTCCGCGAACCCGAGCTGCGGGTAGTCGACTAGCGCCTGGCGCCGCATGCGATCGGCGACGCTGCGGGCGGCCCCTTCCTGGCCCGGACCGTAGAGCAGCAGCGGCCGCAGCCCGCTGTCGGCCAACCGGTCGGCAAGCTCCGCGAAACGCTCCAAGGGCCACTGCCTCTCGGGCGTGCTGGCGACGACAAAAATCGCCGCGGTGGGGCCCGCCAGGTAGCGGCGCGCGAAACGGTCCGCCACGGCCTCGGACTCCGGCCCTATCGGGAAGTCGAGGGCCAGGTCGTCGAGGTCGACCCGCGGGTCGAGCGTCAGCCTCAGGTTCTGGCGGCCGGCGTACTCCAGCGGCGCTTGCGCATCGTCGATGGCGTGGGTGTAGAACAGCCGGTTACGCAGCGGCCGGCTGCGGAGCGGGACGCGACGCGCGGCGCCCGACAGCCGGGTCAGCACCGCGGTCTTCGGCATCGCTTGGCTGTCGAGCACCCAGTCGTACTTCTGCTGGCGCAGGCCGGCCGCGACCTCCAAAAACCGCCGGACCCCGGCGCCCGCGGGCAGAATGATCCGCCGGTCGATGTTCGGGTTGTGCCGCAGGATCGCTTCGTTCTGTGGCTGGCACAGCACGTCGATCTCGGCGGCCGGGTAGAGCCTGCGTAGCTGTCGCAGCAGCGGCGTCGCCAGCAGCGTGTCGCCGAGCTGCCGCAGGCGGATCACCAGGATCCGTCGCGGGTGGGGGCAAGCGTGCATCGGCAAGGATATCGTTTCGGTCATAGCGCACCGGCCTCGTAGGACCTGGGCCGCGGAGCCTACAGAAGTGGGCCTCCCGACAAAAGACCGAACCGACGCC from Pirellulimonas nuda includes:
- a CDS encoding four helix bundle protein, which gives rise to MDSYRDLKVWQAGIALSLDIYRATKQLPKEELYGLVSQMRRAAVSIPSNVAEGHARGSTPEFLRFLAIARGSLAELETQLIIATRLELLRQDSSNEILHKADELSRMLSGLRTSLQKRLPQK
- a CDS encoding glycosyltransferase family 9 protein, yielding MTETISLPMHACPHPRRILVIRLRQLGDTLLATPLLRQLRRLYPAAEIDVLCQPQNEAILRHNPNIDRRIILPAGAGVRRFLEVAAGLRQQKYDWVLDSQAMPKTAVLTRLSGAARRVPLRSRPLRNRLFYTHAIDDAQAPLEYAGRQNLRLTLDPRVDLDDLALDFPIGPESEAVADRFARRYLAGPTAAIFVVASTPERQWPLERFAELADRLADSGLRPLLLYGPGQEGAARSVADRMRRQALVDYPQLGFAELRGVLARCDLFIGNDGGPHHVATAAGVPSVTLFRINPVRWSPPARPHQRFVASTDVASPHEACGLFTPEPFESIPVDAVWRQIERSLSAPALRVA